The nucleotide sequence AGCAAAACCACCGTCCACTATTCGACACCGAGGCGAGGCAAATGAGTTCGAAGATCGTCGAGCTGCCCCACCCGACGGCACAGCCCCCCGTGCGGCTAGAGCCCCGGGGTAACCCATCCACGAGCTACCTCACGGCAGGGGGTGCGGCACGATGACCGCGATCGCTGAATCTCTACAAGCTGACGTCGAGGGCGTATCGGCGCCCAGGGCGGTCGTGGTTGGCATCATGGCCGGCGATGGCGTCCAGATCGGCGTCCTGCTGGATGCCAACGCCCCCGTTTCGGTGATGACCGATCCACTGCTCAAGGTGGTCAACGGCCGCCTGCGTGAGCTGGGCGAGACCCCGCTCGAGGCCGTGGGCCGCGGCCGGTGGGCGCTCTGCCTGGTCGACGGCACGCCCCTGCGCGCCACTCAGTCGCTGACCGAACAGGACGTCTACGACGGCGACCGGCTCTGGATCCGTTTCATCGCGGACACCGAGCGTCGCTCGCAGGTCATCGAGCACATTTCCACCGCGGTCGCATCGGATCTGAGCAAGCGATTCGCCTCGATCGACCCGGTCGTCGCCGTGCAGGTCGGCGCGACGATGGTGGCGGGCGGCGTGGTGAGCGGTTCGCTGCTGCTGGGCTGGTGGCGCTGGCATCACAACTCGTGGCTGACCACCATCTATGCGGCCGTGGTCGCGGTGCTGGCGTTGACGGTTGCGGTGCTGGTGTTGAGCCGCGCCAGCACGCGCCAGGACCGGCGCGCCGGCGACATCATGCTGCTGGGCGGGATCGCGCCGCTGACGGTGGCCGCCGCGGCCGCCCCGCCGGGACCGGTTGGCTCGCCCCAGGCGTTGCTGGGTTTCGCGGTGCTCACTGTCGCGGCAGCGATCGCGCTGAAGTTCACCGGTCGCCGATTGTCGACCTACACCGCGATCATCACCGTGGGCGCAGTGGCGACCGTCGCCAGTCTGGCTCGGATGGTCGCGGCGACAAGCGCGGTGACACTGCTCAGCTGTGTGGTCCTGGTCTCCGTGCTGGCCTACCACTTCGCCCCGGCGCTGTCCCGTCGACTGTCGGGCATCCGGCTGCCGGTTTTCCCGTCGGCGACCAGCCGGTGGGTCTTCGAGGCTCGGCCCGATCTGCCAACCACGGTGGTGCGCACTCCCGGTGCCCCGCCGGTCCTCGAAGGTCCGGCTTCGGTGCGCGACGTGCTGTTGCAGGCCGAACGGGCCCGGTCCTACCTCTCCGGTCTGCTGCTGGGCCTCGGGGTGTTGATGATCTTCTCGTTGACCGCCCTGTCCGACCCGCACACCTCGCAGCGCTGGTTGCCGCTGCTGCTGGCCGGCTTCTCCGCGGGCTTCCTGATGCTGCGCGGCCGGTCCTACGTCGACCGCTGGCAAGCGATCACGTTGGCCGGGACGTCGGTGCTCATCGTCGCGGCGGTGGTGGTGCGCTACGTGCTGGTGCTCGAGTCGCCGCTGTCGGTGTCGATCGGCGTGGGGATCATGGTCTTGCTGCCGGCGGCGGGCTTGATGGCCGCGGCGGTGGTGCCCAACACCATCTACAGCCCGTTGTTCCGCAAGTTCGTGGAATGGATTGAATACCTCTGCCTGATGCCGATTTTCCCGCTGGCATTCTGGTTGATGGATATCTATGCAGCGATTCGGTACAGGTAGCAGAGGGCGGCGGTCCGGTCGCGCCTCGCGCGCGACCGTCGCCGCGCTCCTGCTCACCTCGGGGGTGTTTGTCGGGTTGCCGCCGGCGTCGGCCATTACGCCGCCGACGATCGATCCGGCCGCGGTACCGCCCGACGGCCCGCCCGGGCCGCCGGCACCGATGAAGCAGAACTCGTACTGCACCGAGGTCGGTGTCCTGCCGGGCACCGACTTTCGAGTGCAGCCCAAGTACATGGAAATGCTGAACCTGCAGGAGGCCTGGGCATTCGGCCGGGGCGCCGGCCAGAAGGTCGCCGTCATCGATACCGGCGTCACGCCACACCCCAGGTTCCAGCACCTGATCGCCGGCGGCGACTACGTGATGGCCGGCGACGGGCTCTCGGACTGCGACGCCCACGGCACCATCGTGGCGTCGATGATCGGGGCGGCACCGGCAAACGGTGCGGCGGCGCCCCCGGCGGCGCCGCGCAAGCCCGTGACCATCCCGACCACCGAACCGCCGCCGAAAGCGCCGCCGCCACAGACCGTTACGTTGTCGCCGCTACCGCAGACCGTGACGATGGTTCCGCCGCCCCCGCCGGAGGCGCCCCCGCCGTTTGGCGCGCCGCCACCGCCACCGCCATCGCCACCACCAGGACCGCCTGGTCCGCCCCCGGGGCCTCCTCCGGTTCCGGGCGCGGCCAACCACGGCGGTGGCACGGTGACCATTCCGCATTGGGGTCCTGGCGCCGGCCGGGTGATCGCCGTCGACAATCCGACCGCGCCGCGCCCCCTGGACCCGACGCCCAAACCGCCACCGCCACCGCCACCCGCGCCCCCCGGGCCTGGGCCGGCTGACGCCTTCAGCGGCATCGCACCCGACGTCGACATCATCTCAATTCGCCAGTCCAGCAACGCTTTTACGCTAAAGGACCCGTACACCGGCGACGAAGATCCGCAGACGTCGCAGAAGATCGACTACGTCCAGACGATGGCGCGGGCGATCGTCCATGCCGCCAACATGGGTGCGTCGGTGATCAACATCTCCGAGGTTGAGTGCATGAGCGCGCGCAACATCATCGACCAGCGCGCGCTGGGTGCCGCGGTCCGTTATGCCGCGGTCGACAAGAACGCCGTCATCGTGGCGGCCGCCGGAGACAGCAGCAAGAAGGACTGCAAGCAGAACCCTGCCTATGATCCCTTGCAGCCCAACGACCCTCGCAACTGGAACGCGGTCACCACGGTGGTGACGCCATCGTGGTTCAGCGACTACGTCCTGACGGTGGGCGCGGTCGATACCAATGGTCAACCGCTGACTCAGGGCGGTGGGCAGGGCTCGATGAGCATCGCCGGGCCGTGGGTGGGGATCGCCGCCCCAGGCCTCGATGTCGTCGGACTCTCGCCGCGCGACGACGGCCTGATCAACGCGATCGACGGCCCGGACAACTCATTGCTGACCCCGGCCGGCACCAGCTTCTCGACGGCCATCGTGTCCGGGGTGGCCGCGCTGGTCCGCGCCAAGTTTCCCCAGCTGACGGCATACCAGATCATCAATCGTTTGGTCCGGACGGCCAGGCCGCCGGCTCGCGGGGTGGACAATCAGGTCGGTTATGGTGTGGTCGACCCCGTGGCGGCACTGACCTGGGATGTACCGGAAGGTCCGGCGAAACCACCACAGCAACTGTCGGCTCCGTTGAACCTGCCCAAGCCGGTGGCCCACCGCGATATGGTGCCGGTGTGGGTGGCCGTCGGAGGGTTCACCGCGGCACTACTGGTAGGCGGCGCTGCATTCGGTGTTGCGATGATGGTCGCGCGAACGCGTAAGCAGAAGGCGGAGCAGTGATGAAGGCTCAGCGCAGGTTTGGCGTGGCTTTGGCTTGGCCACGGGTCACCGCGGTATTCATTATCGACATCGTGATCTTGGTGTTGGCCAGTCATTGCCCGGAGTCATGGCAGGCGAATCACCATGTGGCCTGGTGGGTCGGGGTCGGCATCGCCGCAGCGGTGACGTTGCTGTCGCTGGTCACCTATCACGGCCTGACGGTGGCGTCGGGATTGGGCGCGTGGCTATGGGACTGGTCCGCCGATCCGGGCTCCGCCCTGGCCGCGGGGTGTACGCCGGCGATCGATCACCAGCGCCGCTTCGGGCGTGACGCGGTCGGCGTGCGAGAGCATCGCGGCCATCTGGTTACGGTGATCGCGGTCGAGGACCGCGAGGACGACCCGTCGGGGCGGCACCGGCATCGGTCCGCCGCGGAGGCGATGTTGCCGGTGTCCGCGGTGGCAAAAGGTTTGCGCCAGTTCGACATTCACCTCGAGGGCATCGACATCGTCGCGGTGAAGGTCCGGCGCGGGGGCAACGCGGCCGAGCTGACGGCGCTCGAAGACTGGGGCCCCGAAGAGTGGGACGTGGTGGGCGATCAGCCCGCGTCCTACCAGCGTCGCACCTGGCTGGTGTTGCGGATGAACCCGCAGCGCAATGTCGCCGCGGTCGCCGCCCGGGATTCGCTGGCCTCGACGCTGGCCGCGGCCACCGAGCGGCTCGCTCAGGATCTGGACGGCCCGACGTGCATCGCTCGGCCGTTGACCGCCGACGAAATCGCGGAGGTTGACAGCGCCGTGCTGTCCGACCTGGAACCGACCTGGAGCCGTCCGGGCTGGCGTCACCTCAAGCATTTCAACGGGTTCGTGACCAGCTTCTGGTTGTCGCCGTCGGGCATCGACTCCGAGAGACTGGACCAGCTGTGGTCGACCGAGAGCGCCGACATCGGCTCCACGGTGCTCACCCTGCGGCTGGTCAGCCGAGCCGGCCGGCCCCACGTGTCCGGCTGGGTGCGCTACCACAGCGACAACCGGCTACCCCGGGACGTCTCGGCGGGACTCAACCGGCTCACCGGCCGCCAGTTGGCCGCTGTGCGGGCCAGCATGCCTGCCCCGACGCCTCGGCCCCTGCTGAGCGTGCCCAGCCGAGAATTGCACAACGAAGAGGACCTGGTGCTATCCGTTAGTCAGGTGCGGGAGAACGCAACCAGCGTGCCTGTCGGGCAATGAGCCGCCCACAATCCACCGCCGAGGACGCGCGCAACGCAATGGTCGCGGGCCTGTTGGCGTCCGGGATTTCGGTCAACGGCCTACAGCCCAGCCACAACCCTCAAGTCGCCGCGCAAATGTTCAACACGGCCACCACGCTCGACCCGTCGATGTGCGATGCCTGGCTCGCCAGGGTGCTGGCGGGCGAACAGAGCATCGAGGTGCTCTCCGGGGCATGGGCGGCCGTGCGCCAATTCGGCTGGGAGACTCGCCGTCTCGGAGTCACCGACCTGCAATTCCGTCCCGAGGTGTCCGACGGATTGTTCCTGCGGCTCGCCGTCACCAGCGTGGAGTCGTTGGCGTGCGCGTACGCCGCCGTGCTCGCCGAGGCAAAGCGCTACCAGGAGGCGGCCAAACTGCTCGACGGCGTCGAACCACGTCACCCCTTCGACCACGAGTTGGTCGCCTACGTGCGGGGCGTGCTGTACTTCCGCACCCAGCGTTGGCCCGAGGTGCTGGTCCAGTTTCCCGAGGGCACACAGTGGCGCAACCCTGAGCTGAAGGCCGCGGGCGCGGCGATGGCAACCACCGCGTTGGCGTCGCTGGGGGTTTTCGAAGAGGCGTACCGGCGCGGGCAGGAAGCCGTCGAGGGGGACCGGGTGCCGGGGGCGGCCAACATTGCCTTGTACACCCAGGGCATGTGTCTGCGGCATGTGGGTCGCGAGGAAGAAGCCGTCGAGTTGCTGCGCCGGGTGTATTCGCGGGACCCGAAGTTCACCCCGGCCCGTGAAGCACTGGACAACCCCAACTATCGGCTGGTCCTGACCGACCCCGAGACGATCGAGGCCCGCACGGACCCGTGGGATCCCGCAAGCGCCCCGACCCGGGCACAGACCGAGGCCGCGCGCCACGCCGAGGCTGCCGCGAAGTACCTGGCCGAGGGAGACGCCGAGCTGAACGCGATGCTCGGCATGGAGCGCGCCAAGAAGGAAATCAAACTCATCAAGGCGACCACCAAGGTGAACCTGGCACGCGCCAAAATGGGGCTCCCGGTACCGGTGACGTCGCGCCACACCTTGCTGCTCGGCCCGCCCGGCACCGGCAAGACATCGGTGGCACGAGCCTTCAGCAAGCAGCTGTGCGGTTTGACCGTGCTGCGCAAACCGGTGGTGGTCGAGACCAGCCGCACCAAGCTGTTGGGCCGGTACATGGCCGACGCGGAGAAGAACACCGAGGAGATGCTCGAGGGAGCATTGGGCGGCGCCGTCTTCTTCGACGAGATGCACACCTTGCATGAGAAGGGCTACCACCAGGGCGACCCGTACGGCAACGCGATCATCAACACGCTGCTGCTGTACATGGAAAACCACCGTGACGAACTGGTGGTCTTTGGTGCGGGTTACGCCAAGGCCATGGACAAGATGCTCGAGGTGAATCAGGGTCTGCGGCGGCGCTTTTCGACGGTGATCGAATTCTTCAGCTACACCCCGGACGAGTTGCTTGCCCTGACGAAATTGATGGCCCAGGAGAACGAGGACCTCATCACCGACGAAGAAGTCCAGATCCTGCTACCGCAGTATGCCAAGTTTTACAACGACGAGAGTTACTCCGAAGACGGGGATTTGATTCGCGGCATCGACACGCTCGGCAACGCCGGCTTCGTGCGCAACGTGGTCGAGAAGGCTCGGGATCACCGGAGTTTCCGCCTGGACGACGAGGATCTCGACGCGGTGCTGGCCAGCGACCTCACCGACTTCAGCGAGGCCCAATTGCGCCGGTTCAAGGAATTGACCGCCGAAGACCTGGCCGAAGGTCTGAGCGCGGCGGTAGCCGAGAAGAAGTCCGGCTAGGTGCCCGCGATGGCGGCCGGCGTGCGCCCGACGTCATGCGCTACGACTTTCGCGATACACCCGGGCAACGGTCATTTGCGTGGTCTATGTGTTGCGCCCAAATCGCTTCCGCGGCTGCGGCGCTCGACTATGCTTCGGACCTCCACAGCGTCGCGGTAACGATGCCGCGCCCAACAAAATCTGCTGGGTGAGCGCGGCCAATCAGGCCTCCGATACCTGCATCTGACGGGAGGGGGCGGACAGGTCTACGTGACAGTTGCTGTACGAAATCGATGACAGTTTCTCCTCTCCGATCTGGTCACGGCGTCCTTCCTGGCCGAGACGGCCGGCGCCGAGTACCTGATGCTCGCCTCTACCGCCTGCGACTGGCCCCGTAGCCGGGTCGGACTCTTCCGAAAGGACAAGTCCGATGTCATGCGTTGTGACACAACCGGAATCACCCCGAGTTGAGCGCCAAACCGTATCCGCGTTTATCGCAACACAATTCGCGGCAGGCTGCGGCAGATGCTAGCCATGGACTACGGAGCGCTACCCCCGGAAATCAACTCTGCCCGAATGTATTCCGGGCCGGGCTCGCCCCCGATGCTGGCGGCCGCGGCGGCATGGGATGGGCTGGCGGCGGAGCTGTTTGCGACGGCATCCGCCTACCAGACGGTGATCGATCGGCTGGTCGGCGAGGGATGGCTGGGGCCGGCCTCCGCGTCGATGGCGGCCGCGGTGACCCCCTACATGATGTGGGTGAGTCTCACCGGCGCGCAGGCCGAGCGAGCCGCCAGTCAAGCATCATCGGCGGCCGGCGCCTATGAGGCCGCGTTCGCCGCGACGGTGCCTCCCGCTGCCGTCGCGGCCAACCGGGCTCAGCTGGCGGCGTTGGTCGCAACCAATTTTCTGGGCCAAAACACGGCCGCGATCGCGGCAACGGAGGCGCACTACGGCGAAATGTGGGCGCAGGACGCGGCGGCGATGTATGCGTATGCGGCGAGTTCGGCCGCGGCCGCGGCATTGGATCCGTTCAAACAACCACCGCCGACCACCGACCCGGCCGGGGCGGTCGGCCAGGCTGCCGCGGTCGCCCAGGCCACCGGCACACCGGCGGCCTCCGGCGCGCAGACGATGCTGGCCCAGCTGACGTCGGCGGTTCCGAATGCGCTGCAATCACTCGCCGTGCCGCTGGGCTTGCCGACCGACCTGTGGGGCTTCCTGGACTCCAACTTCGTCAACGGGTTCGTCTCGGCCGGGTACGTCAGCCCCGCCATCATCCAACAAACCGTCACCGCGGCGATGGCAGACATCAACGCGGTAGCCGTCGGGTCGGCACCCGGGGCCACGGCGCTACCACCCATGGGTGCCGGGCCGGGGAATGCCACCTGGGTGCCTTTGGGGACGCCCGTCGTGCCCTACAGCTCCGCTGCCGCGTCGCTCGGATCGACGGGTGTGCCGGGGGTAAGCGCGGGCATGCCTTCGGCGGAGTTGGCGCGCGGGGTGTTGGTCGGACGTCTGTCCGCGCCCCAGAGTTGGGTCGCGGCCACCCAGGTGGAGAACCACGCGGGGACCGCGCTCGCGGGGGGCGGCTGGAACAGCACGGCGCTCCCCGAGAGTCCGGCCGGTGTGCCCGGGATGCCGGGGATACCCGCGGCGAGCACCGCCGGACGCCACTTCGGCAGCGGACCGCGATACGGGTTCCACGTGACCGTCATGCCACGGCCACCGGCCGCCGGGTGATGGCAGCGGGCGCGGCCGGCAGTCAGCTTGACGCGCTCCCGCTGCGGGTGGAACCATGGCTGTCGCATGCACCTCGCTAGGTGAGGCGTCCGCACGGATATAGGCCACTGACCTCGAACGTCGAAAGACGCCCAGGGTCAGGACAGCTCCTCCCGGATTAAGGGTTGAGCCCAAGTGGCTTCCGGCATAGGGCCGGATACGCCGTGTGGTGCCGAAGCTCTGTCGAGAGGGGTGCAGGACTTGGCTGCTTCGCCGGGCTCTCATCCCATGTGCAAAGTGTTGGCATCCGCGCATGCCCCGGCCGTGAGGAGGTGAGAGCGAAATGAGTTCCGACGATAGTCCGTATTCCAGATCGACGATCATTTCGTTGCGCCCCGGCCCCGGCACCGTTGCCACGGTCTAACTCGGCCTCTTCGGCTACATCTTTTGACTCCGCGCGGGGGGAGTCCAGCTTCGTGCGCCGAATTGGCGTGAACTAGTTACGGCGGCCGGGCCTTTCGGCGAGGAGAAGCCCGATGTCGTTTGCAATCACGCGTTCGGAAATGCCTGCCGCGGCATTATCCGCTTTCGCGACAACATATTTCGCCGTTACGCCGAGAACAGGGGGGTAACGATGACTGCTGCACTGGATTTCGCCACGCTTCCGCCCGAGGTCAACTCGGCTCGGATGTATTCGGGGGCAGGCTCTGGTCCGATGCTGGCCGCGGCGTCGGCGTGGAACGTGCTGGCCGCCGAATTGCGTTCCACTGCATTGTCTTACGGCAAGGTGCTGACAGCGCTGGCCGGCGAGGAATGGCACGGCCCGGCGTCGGCGGCGATGGCGGCGGCCGCAATGCCGTATGTGGCGTGGATGAGCAGCACCGCCGCGCAGGCCGAGCGGACCGCGGCGCAGGCCACGGCGGCGGCGGCCGCCTACGAGTCGGCGTTTGCCGCTACGGTGGCACCGGCCCTGGTGGCGGCCAATCGCGCCCAGCTGTCGTCGCTCATCGCGACGAATGTAATCGGGCAAAACACCGCCGCGATCGCCGCCAACGAGGCGCAGTACGCCGAGATGTGGGCGCAAGACGCAGCGGCCATGTACGGCTACGCCGCCGCCTCGGCGTCGGCCAGCCGGTTGACGGCGTTCACGCAGCCTGCCCCGATCGCCAACGAAAGCGGGGCGAGCGCCCAAGCGGCGGCGCGCACCGGAGCCGCCGCCACCTCGGCCGGCAGCGGACAGCGCACGTTGTCCAGGGTGCTCTCCGCGGTGCCCAACGCGCTGCAAAGTTTGGCCGCGCCGACCTCGTCGGGGTCGGGCCTGGGCGGGTTCAACATCTTCGCGTCGGGGTCGGGTTCTGAGAGCTCGGGGCTGTCCGGCCTGCTCAATTTGGTCTCCGGCTCGAACGGCTCGGCCTTGGGAAACTTCTTGAACGCCAACCTGTGGAACACGATCTTTTCGTCGGGGTTCTACATGCCGGGCAACTTCATGGGCACGGCGGCCGACTTCATGGGCATCGCCGGGGGACAGGCCGCCCAACAGGCCATCGGCGAAATCGCCCAAGGCCCGCTCGGCACCGCGCTGGCCGGGCCGTTGCGAGCCATGTCCAGCTTCGGCAACTCCATCGACATGGGCTTGGGGCGTGCCGCCCTGGTCGGTCCGCTTTCGGTGCCGCCGAGCTGGGCCGAGGCGGCACCGCATGCACCGTTGTCCTCGACCCTGGGTGCAACGCCGATGGTGGCCCCTCCGGCCATGGCGACCGGCATGCCGGGAGTGCCGCTTGGCGGATTGGGTGCACAAGGCTTGGGGCGCAACGTCCCTCAGTACGGCTTTCGCCCCAGCTTCGTGACGCGTCCCCCGGCAGCCGGATAGCCCACCCGATGACGGCAGCACTGGACTTCGCGATGCTTCCGCCCGAAATCAATTCGGGCCGCATGTATTTCGGGCCGGGTCCCGGCTCGATGCTTGCCGCCGCATCGGCCTGGCATGAGCTGGCATCCGAATTATGTTTGGCAGCAACGGGTTACAGCTCCGTGCTTGCTGATCTCGCCGGCCAAGCATGGCATGGTCCGTCGTCGGCGACGATGGCGGCGGCGGTCGCGCCGTACGTGGCGTGGCTGAGCGGCACCGCGGCACTGGCCGAGCAGACCGCGGCGCAGGCCGAGGCGGCTGTGGCGGCGTACGAGGCGGCGTTCGCGGCCACGGTCCCCCCGTCCGTGATCGCGGCGAACCGCGCGCAACTGTTGGTGCTTGTCGCGACCAACTTCTTCGGGCAAAACACGCCGGCGATCGCGGCCACCGAAGCCCACTACACACAGATGTGGGCGCAGGATGCGACGGCGATGTACGGCTACGCCGGCTCCTCGGCGGTGGCCAGCCAGCTGACGCCATTCGACCAGCCCGCCCGGGTTGCCGACGCCACCGGACCCACGACTCAAGCCGCTGCCGTCGCGCAGGCTTCCGCCACACCGGCGGGCACCGCGCAGAGCACGTTGTCGCAGCTTGTGGCGACGCTGCCCGGCGCCCTGCAAAACCTGGCTTCCCCGGCTTCGTCCGGCTCCCAGCTGAGCGGCGCGCTCGGCGGATTCGATCTCTTCACGTCGGGGTCGTCGACCACCGGGCTGCCCGGAGTCCTCGACGCGATATTCGGGCCGAACGGCTCCGCCTTGGCAGACTTCCTCAACTCCGAGGTCTTGAACAGCGTCTTTGCCTCGGGCTTCTTCATGCCGGCCCGGTTTATGGGCAACACGTCTGACTTTTTGGGCCTGGCCGGCAAAGGCGCCGATCCCGCCGCGGCCGTGCCCGGCGCGGCCGCCGAGGCAGTTCAAACCCCGCTGGGCGGTGTCGGAGCGTTGGGTAACTCCGCCGGGATGGGACGAGCAAACCTCATCGGGCCGCTTTCGGTGCCACCCGGCTGGGCAACCCCTGCGCAGCTGTACAACTCCCTGCCGGCGCCGCCAGGCGGCGCGCCCTTGGGAACCCCGGCAGCGGCCGTGGCCGACGGCACGCCGCCGGTGCCGCTAGCCAAGATGGCGGCCGGCACCGGCGAGGGGCGCGCTGTGCCGCAATACGGCTTCCGCCCGCGGTTCGTCGCACGTCCACCCGCGGCCGGGTGACCGGGCTACCGGCCCGACCACGCCCTCCATGCCCGCGTGGTGAGCATGTAGCAACCTCACAACTGGGCAGCATGATGTTTCCAGGAATACCCAATAGCGTAGTGAACTGCGGAAATACTCTTTCGATGCTCCCAGGAAACTTCCAGCAGCAAATCAGCCTCGTGACAGTTGACAATGATTATTCTTGATAAACTTTAGGGGAGTGTCAGATGACAACTAGCTGTCGAGTATGAAGGCTGCGCCAATGCCAATGAAGAACGCGCGACGCCCCGCGCCCGGGCCGCACCGCGAGAAACCGCCCCTCGGGCGCGCCTGGCGGCGACGGCTAGCGCCGATAGCACGCTTGGCACGAGTGAGGGCTGAGTCGGGTCGATGGCTTCGTGTGTCGGCACAAAAACGTCAGTCACCGCCCGGCAGCGCTCGCCATGTTCCGAATTCTAATCGTTTACATCTAGGGCATTAGGGGGCTTGCTGACCTAGCGATCAACATGGGTGGTAAATAGCGCGCGGCATCGGCAAACGCATCTTAGATCTATTTCGGTGCGTGGAATATCTTTGCGTGTAAATATACGTACAAACTATTTGCCGATATTCGATGATAGGTCACTGGACTGCGTTATCAGCGATCGTGCTGTTTGCTGTGAATCTCACTGAACCTCGGCGGATTGGACAATAATTTGTTACATCATGTTACCAGGCGCGATACCAATCGAGCCCATTTAATTCATTATGATCGCTATGTTGAACGGGACGCCTGGATCGGGGATGGCGTCGAATCTTTCAAGCCGGACGAGAACGCTTGACGAAATACACAGGACAACACATTCTAAGGAGACGATTTATGTCCTTTGTTACCGCACAACCTGAGGCGCTGGCGGCTGCGGCCAGCAACCTGGCCGGGATCGGATCGGCGATGAGTTCCGCAAACGCCGCCGCGGCCGCCCCAACCACCGGCGTGGTTCCCGCCGCTGCTGACGAGGTGTCGGCCCTGACCGCGGCGCAGTTCGCCGCGCACGCGCAGATGTATCAGGCAGTGGCGGCGCAGGCTGCCGCCATTCACGAACAGTTCGTGGCGGCGCTGAGCGCGAGTTCGGGTTCATATGCGGCCACCGAGGCGGCGAACGCGGCCGCGGCTACCTAGGGGAGAGGCGGACTTCGATGTTGGATTTCGGGGCGCTACCGCCAGAGATCAATTCCGGCCGAATGTATCTCGGAGCGGGATCGGGGCCAATGCTGGCCGCCGCGGCCGCCTGGGATTCGTTGGCGGCGGATTTGCAGTCCGCGGCCTCGTCGTATGGGTCGACGGTCGAGGGCCTGGTGGCCGGGGCGTGGACGGGTCCGTCGTCGATGACGATGGCGGCAGCGGCCGCACCCTTCACGACGTGGGTCAGCGGCGCGGCCGCGCAGGCCGAACAAGCCGCCGCGCAAGCCAAGCTGGCGGCCGGCGCCTACGAGACGGCCTTCGCGGCCACGGTGCCTCCTCCGGTAATCGCGGCGAATCGCGCGTTGTTGGCAATGTTGGTCGCGACCAACTTCTTAGGTCAGAACACCCCCGCGATCGCGGCCACCGAAGCCCACTACATGGAAATGTGGGCGCAGGACGCCGCCGCGATGT is from Mycobacterium conspicuum and encodes:
- a CDS encoding PPE family protein, with amino-acid sequence MTAALDFATLPPEVNSARMYSGAGSGPMLAAASAWNVLAAELRSTALSYGKVLTALAGEEWHGPASAAMAAAAMPYVAWMSSTAAQAERTAAQATAAAAAYESAFAATVAPALVAANRAQLSSLIATNVIGQNTAAIAANEAQYAEMWAQDAAAMYGYAAASASASRLTAFTQPAPIANESGASAQAAARTGAAATSAGSGQRTLSRVLSAVPNALQSLAAPTSSGSGLGGFNIFASGSGSESSGLSGLLNLVSGSNGSALGNFLNANLWNTIFSSGFYMPGNFMGTAADFMGIAGGQAAQQAIGEIAQGPLGTALAGPLRAMSSFGNSIDMGLGRAALVGPLSVPPSWAEAAPHAPLSSTLGATPMVAPPAMATGMPGVPLGGLGAQGLGRNVPQYGFRPSFVTRPPAAG
- a CDS encoding PPE family protein gives rise to the protein MTAALDFAMLPPEINSGRMYFGPGPGSMLAAASAWHELASELCLAATGYSSVLADLAGQAWHGPSSATMAAAVAPYVAWLSGTAALAEQTAAQAEAAVAAYEAAFAATVPPSVIAANRAQLLVLVATNFFGQNTPAIAATEAHYTQMWAQDATAMYGYAGSSAVASQLTPFDQPARVADATGPTTQAAAVAQASATPAGTAQSTLSQLVATLPGALQNLASPASSGSQLSGALGGFDLFTSGSSTTGLPGVLDAIFGPNGSALADFLNSEVLNSVFASGFFMPARFMGNTSDFLGLAGKGADPAAAVPGAAAEAVQTPLGGVGALGNSAGMGRANLIGPLSVPPGWATPAQLYNSLPAPPGGAPLGTPAAAVADGTPPVPLAKMAAGTGEGRAVPQYGFRPRFVARPPAAG
- a CDS encoding PE family protein translates to MSFVTAQPEALAAAASNLAGIGSAMSSANAAAAAPTTGVVPAAADEVSALTAAQFAAHAQMYQAVAAQAAAIHEQFVAALSASSGSYAATEAANAAAAT